The genomic interval GCCGAAGAACGTCGACACCGAGGCGTCGGTGCGTGTCATCTCCAGGGCGAGCATGCCGCTCAGGAGGTTGCTCGCGGCGGGCTTGTGCTCGCCGTAGCCCTCGTAGGGGAGGCCGGCCAGGCCGCTGTCGCGGAACAGGGTGATGAGCTCCTTCGGGAAGACGCCCTTGGCCCAGTTGTCGTTGACCAGCGGCTTGACCTCGTCGCGCATGAACGCGCGGGCCTTGAGGAGGATCTTGCGCTCCTCGTCCGGCAGCAGCGACTCGAAGTGGTAGAAGTCGGCGGTCAGTTCGTCGGTGAGGGGGCCCACGGTCCGGGTGGTCATCAGTTCTCCTCCTTCATGGTGGTCGTCCCGGCCGCGGCCAGCGCGTCCAGGACCGCCAGTTGCCTGCGGTCGCGCGTCCCGGCGAGTTCCGGGTACGTGGAGGAGCCGTAAGCCTTCTCGACGGCTTCGATGAGCCGTTCCTGTTGGTCGGGGGTCTGCGCGGGGCGGCCGAGGCCGTCACCCATGTCCCGCATCGAGGCGCCGATGTGCTCGACGAGGTGCCGGTAGCCGCCGGGGCCCCCGCCCAGGTGTGCGCCGAGGAACGGGCCGACGGTGGCCCAGCGCAGCCCCAGGGAGTTGGTCATAACCTTGTCGAGGTCCTCGGGCGTCACCACGCCCTGCTCGACGAGATACACCGCCTCGCGGCTCAGCGCGTTCTGCAGGCGGTTGCCGACGAAGCCGGGGATCTCCTTGCGCTCGACGACCGGGGTGCGGCCGACCGAGGTGTAGAAGTCCAGCGCGGCCTGTACGGCGTCCTCGCCGGTGCGCTCGCCCGGCACGACCTCGACCAGCGGGATGAGGTGCGGCGGGTTGAAGGGGTGGCCGATCAGGACACGGGCGGCGTCCTCGGCCGTCAGCGCGCCCGTGAACGCGGTCGAGGGGATCGCGGACGAGGAGCTGAGCAGCAGTGCGTGGGCAGGTGCCTCTCGGACGAGCGTGGCGAACAGGTCCTTCTTGAACTCGACGCGCTCCGGGCCGTTCTCCTGGACGACGTCCGCGTCCCGGACCGCCTCGGTCACGTCCGCCGCGAGATGCACCCGGTCGGCGAGGCCGGTCACGTCCAGGCCGCGGGCGGTCAGGTGCGGGGCGTACTGCTCCAGGGCGTCGGCGACGGCCTCGGCGAGGTCCTCGCGCGGGTCGCTCACGCGGACGGTCAGGCCGTATGCGGCGAACAGGGCCGTCCAGGACAGACCGATGGTTCCGGCGCCGATGACGGCGGCCGTACGGAAGGGGCGGGTCATGCGGAAGCGCCTCCCTTCAGGTAGTCGTGGACCGGCTCGACGCCGTCCAGCGTCAGGTCGGTGAGGATGTGGCTGGCGGAGACGACCTCCAGCACCGGCAGGTCGGCGAGTGGGGCGAGCACGTGCGCGAAGAGCTGGAGCCGGGCGGGGCCGGTCCAGGCGCCCTTGACGGTGAGGTCGGTGATGCGGGTGCGGACGAGTTCCTGCACACGCGGCGTGCCGTCGTAGCCGGGAACGGTCTTGAGCATGAACGTCGGTACGCCGATCTGTTCCTCGGCCTCGCGCCGGTCCAGCTCGTGGTGCTTGTAGCCCATGGTGGCCGTGGCGACCCGCAGCGAGCCGTGGTCGAGCGTGCCGACGAGCGCGCCGGAGTCGACGTACAGCGACGGGGAGCCGATGACCTTCGGGTAGGCGGCGACCTCGCGGCCGGAGGCGGTCGCCGGGAAGTTGTCGAGGTACATGGCGTGCAGGTACTCGCCCCGCTCGCCCTCGAAGGTGACGGGGATCGCCTGGCCCGCCTCGGTGTAGGGGCCGTAGCCGCTGACGTCGCCCATCCTCATGACCTCGAACCGGACCAACGGCTCGCCGATCCTCAGCGGTTCGGGGACGACGGCCCGCAGCGCGTCGGGGTCGGTGCGGTAGACGAGGTTGAGGTACTCGCGGTCGGTGAACCGCGGCACCATCGGCGCGAACGCCGGGCTCGTGAGCGGAGTCGTCAGGTGCTGTCGTACGTCTTCGGCCTTCATGTCCTCACCGCCCCGTCCAGCGCGGCGGGCGACGCTCGGCGAAGGCGGTCATGCCCTCGCGTACGTCGGCGGTGGCCATCAGGGTCTTCATCTCGCCTCGCTGGAAGGCGAAGGCCTGGGCGTCGGGGGCGCCGTCGGCGGCGCGGACGACGCGCTTGACGGCCGCCAGCGCGAGCGGGGCGTTCTCCGCGAGCCGGTCGGCCAGCCGGAGTGCCTCGGCGACGGCCTGCCCCTTGGCGGTGACCCGGTTGGCCAGGCCCAGGTCGCCGGCGCGGCGGCCGTCGACGGGCTCGCCGGTCAGCAGGAACTCCATGGCCAGGTGGTGCGGAACGCGCTTGGGCAGCCGGATCACGCCGCCGCCCGCGGCGATCAGACCGCGCCTGACCTCGGGCAGACCGAACCGGGCGTCCTCGGCAGCGACGATCAGGTCGCAGGCCAGGGCCAGTTCGAAGCCGCCCCCCATGGCAAAGCCCTCCACGGCGGCGATGAGGGGCTTGCTCGGCTCGGCCTCGGTGAGGCCGCCGAATCCGCGGCCCTCGACGTCGGGCGACTCTCCGCGCAGGGCGGCCTTGAGGTCCATGCCGGCGCTGAACGTGCCGCCTTCGCCGGTCAGGACGCCGGCCCGCAGTTCGGGGTCGGCCTCCAGCTCGTCGAGTGCGTCGGCCAGGGCGGCGGCGACCGCGGCGTTCACGGCGTTGCGGGCTTCGGGGCGGTTCAGGGTGATCAGCAGGGCGGAGCCGATGCGTTCGGTGCGTACCGCGGGAGTTGTGGGTGTGCTCATCGTGGCTGTCCTCCTGTGATGGTCAGCGGGCGGCGGCGTCGAGTTCGGCGAGAACGTCCTCGGTGTCCTGGCCCGCGACCGGCGCCAGGCGACGGATCGAGCCGGGAGTGGCGGAGAACCGCACCGGGATGCCGATGGTGCGGACCGTGCCCTCGGTCGGGTGCTCGACGCTGTCCAGCAGATGGCCGTCACGGACGTACGGGTCCTCGTGGGCGCGGTCCAGTTCCAGCACCGGGGCCATCGGGATGCTGTGCTTGGCGCACACCTCCGCCCACTCCTCGGTCGTCAGCGCCGGGGCGCAGGTCTCCAGGAGCGCGGCCAGCTCCTCGTGGTCGGCGCTGTCGATGGCTTCGCCGTTGACGCGCGGGTCCTCGGCGAGGTCCGGGCGTCCGGCGGCGGTGAGGAAGTCGCGGTAGTTCTGCGGGTTGTACGGCATGACGCAGGCCAGGCCGTCCTTGGTGCGTACCGCCTTGTGGCCCTTGAGCATCGACAGGGCGAAGCCGGTGGGGCCGGACTCGGGGACGTGGGTGTGGCCCGCGAGGTGCTCGACCAGGTTGAAGGCGATCAGCGTGTCCGTCATCGGGATCTCGACGAGCTGGCCGCGTCCGGTGCGGCTCCGGTGCAGCAGGGCGGCGAGCACGCTGTACGCGATGGTCAGCGAGGAGACCTTGTCGCCGATGATGGTCGGCAGGTAGACGGGCTCGCCCAGGGCGCGGTC from Streptomyces sp. CC0208 carries:
- a CDS encoding 3-hydroxyacyl-CoA dehydrogenase NAD-binding domain-containing protein, translated to MTRPFRTAAVIGAGTIGLSWTALFAAYGLTVRVSDPREDLAEAVADALEQYAPHLTARGLDVTGLADRVHLAADVTEAVRDADVVQENGPERVEFKKDLFATLVREAPAHALLLSSSSAIPSTAFTGALTAEDAARVLIGHPFNPPHLIPLVEVVPGERTGEDAVQAALDFYTSVGRTPVVERKEIPGFVGNRLQNALSREAVYLVEQGVVTPEDLDKVMTNSLGLRWATVGPFLGAHLGGGPGGYRHLVEHIGASMRDMGDGLGRPAQTPDQQERLIEAVEKAYGSSTYPELAGTRDRRQLAVLDALAAAGTTTMKEEN
- a CDS encoding acetoacetate decarboxylase translates to MKAEDVRQHLTTPLTSPAFAPMVPRFTDREYLNLVYRTDPDALRAVVPEPLRIGEPLVRFEVMRMGDVSGYGPYTEAGQAIPVTFEGERGEYLHAMYLDNFPATASGREVAAYPKVIGSPSLYVDSGALVGTLDHGSLRVATATMGYKHHELDRREAEEQIGVPTFMLKTVPGYDGTPRVQELVRTRITDLTVKGAWTGPARLQLFAHVLAPLADLPVLEVVSASHILTDLTLDGVEPVHDYLKGGASA
- a CDS encoding crotonase/enoyl-CoA hydratase family protein; this translates as MSTPTTPAVRTERIGSALLITLNRPEARNAVNAAVAAALADALDELEADPELRAGVLTGEGGTFSAGMDLKAALRGESPDVEGRGFGGLTEAEPSKPLIAAVEGFAMGGGFELALACDLIVAAEDARFGLPEVRRGLIAAGGGVIRLPKRVPHHLAMEFLLTGEPVDGRRAGDLGLANRVTAKGQAVAEALRLADRLAENAPLALAAVKRVVRAADGAPDAQAFAFQRGEMKTLMATADVREGMTAFAERRPPRWTGR
- a CDS encoding CoA transferase, which translates into the protein MTDLADTVTGPLEGTRVIDLSTVVMGPYAAQILGDLGADVIKIESPADTVRVGHYRTTPGMTPLNLNVNRNKRSVSLNLKDETDRERALQLIDTADVLITNMRPGALHRLGLSHEDIAARNPGLVYAHAQGFRSDSDRAGNAAYDETVQAASGLVDIADRALGEPVYLPTIIGDKVSSLTIAYSVLAALLHRSRTGRGQLVEIPMTDTLIAFNLVEHLAGHTHVPESGPTGFALSMLKGHKAVRTKDGLACVMPYNPQNYRDFLTAAGRPDLAEDPRVNGEAIDSADHEELAALLETCAPALTTEEWAEVCAKHSIPMAPVLELDRAHEDPYVRDGHLLDSVEHPTEGTVRTIGIPVRFSATPGSIRRLAPVAGQDTEDVLAELDAAAR